In Candidatus Desulfatibia profunda, the genomic window GGATCGTTACAATCAATTTATCAGGATGCCCCATGGCATCGTGATCGTCTGTGGTCCTACCGGCAGCGGTAAATCAACCACCCTTTACTCGACGCTCAAAATGCTCTCTACGCCTGAAATCAACATTCTGACCATAGAAGATCCCATAGAAATGATCAACGAAGATTTCAACCAGATTGCGGTCCAGCCTGCGGTCGACATCACCTTCGGAACAATCATCAGAACGATGCTGAGACAGGACCCGGATATTATCATGGTCGGTGAGATGAGAGACCTGGAAACGGCGGCGAGTGCTGTTCAGGCGGCCCTGACCGGGCATCTGGTGTTATCTACCCTGCATACCAACGATGCCCCCTCGGTGGTCACACGACTGCTGGATCTGGGGACCCCGACGTTTATGATTCAAGCCACCCTGGTGGGCATACTGGCTCAGCGCCTGATTCGGGTGATCTGCGATTTTTGCAAAGAATCCTTTGAAATCGATACGGAAGAATTGAAAACCATGGGTCTGGATGTGGAAAAAAAAGGTATCCTCACCCTTCATCAGGGGGCGGGGTGCATCCGATGCCGGAATACCGGTTATCGGGGCAGAACCGGCATCTATGAGGTTCTGCCCTATACCGAGTCCTTAAAACAGTTGACGACCGCCGATATCGATATTGCCAAGATTACCCAAACGGCCAGGAAAGAGGGCATGGTAACGTTAAGGGAAAGCGCTATCAAGAAGCTTTTGGGGGGGATTACTACTTATCAGGAAGTGCTCAGGGTCACCTGGGAACAACAAAATTAACCCAGCTATTTCACGGCCAGATTCGCCCATTTCCCCGTTTTCAACGGGATCTTCGAGCTGCGTTACGTGTCCCGCCGAAGCGCGGCGAAGGCGGATCAGGGATTCGCGGTAGCATACTGCAGCTTCATCCCTGAATGCTTGTTGGAGCGAAGCGGAAATCCCGTTACCGGGGCAAATGAATCCCGCTGAAAGCGGGATGAACTAGGAGGGTTTCCCCGAATTTACTTTTCCAAGTCCCGCGCGTTGAGCGGGACGTTTCATAAAATCGCGAGGCGATTTTATTCCATCGGGCTGCGGAAGGTTGCCTCGGGTTGGATCGCCTGCTCTGAATGGGTTATGAGCACCGTCGAGGTGGTCGGTTCGGTGTGAAGAACCAGCAGCGAGCCGTAAACTACCGGCGGCAGGAGAACGTCTTCTTTTTTCTTCGGATCAACCCGCTGTTTTTCCTGGTAATAAATACTGTAAAACTGTCCGGCCTTTACACCATCGTTCTGCCCCTTGTCGATGAATGCTACGGTACCGTCCCCCAAAAGTTCTGCTTTTTCTTCAGCGGCCAGGATTTTGCCGTTAAGTCCTTTTTGGCTTTCAATTAGGGTGATTTTCGGTGATCGCTGTTCGTAAGGCATTAAAAGATCATTGAGCTGTATGTCCCGAAAAGATCGAATTACTTTGGCCATGACAAAATTAGGATCCTTTTGGGTGATTTCGACGACACCTGTCAAAAAGTGCTGGGTTCCGATCAGCGCCTTTGTTTTTTTATCGACCAGCGGCGTTATCGTCCGGTAGACGGTATATTTCTCGCCCAATGTCAAGGGCTGATCGCCTAGCTGCCGGATGTAAACCAGATCCCCTGTACCGATCATGCCTTTGTCATCTTTTACTTTAAATATGGATCCGCGGGGTGTAACCGGTGTCTTTTTGATAAAGCCGATGCTGTCGATGGGTGAATAGTAATAGTAGGGTAGCTCTTTGGGCGGCTCTTCTTGGGGAGGCGGCGTTTTTTCCACAGATCTGACAGCGTAGCTTTCGGTGCCTTTTTGGTGAAAGAGGCGGACACGCTCGCCCGGATAAATTCGATGGGGATTGGCGATCTGGTTGTTCTCTTTCCACAAATCCGGCCATAACCATGGAGAATCGGAAAAGCGCTTTGAAAGGTTCCAGAGCGTATCCCCCTTTTGAACGGTATAGTAAAAACCGGCCTCGTGTTCCACAATCTGCCTGTTCTCCTGGGCCAAAAGACGGAACGGAAACAAGATCATCATCATAAAAATACTCAAGCATGTCATTACCCGGAATGTGTGATTGCAAGACATATGATCCCCCGATTTTTAAGCATTATAGGTTCCCCGACTATTAACAGCTAAGTAACCTGCCTGGCGTTTTTTGTCAAGCTTTTCAATGTTTAACCGGGTCGGTATTCTTTGATAAGACAAAAAAGCCTCCATGCTGAAAACAGCATGAAGGCTTTTCGATAGACAAGATCAAATGGGCCCGGTTACATCATTCCGCCCATTCCGCCCATTCCGCCGCCCATTCCATGGCCGCCGGAGGGCATCATCTCTTGTTTTTCTTCCGGTTTCTCAGCCACCATGGCCTCTGTGGTCAGCATCAGCGAGGCAACGCTGCCCGCGTTTTGCAAAGCGAAGCGCACCACCTTGGTGGGATCGATAACGCCGGCTTCTATCAGGTCTTCATATTTTCCGGTTTCGGCGTTAAAGCCAAAGGCATCTTGGCCTTGTTTTACCTTGTCGATGACAACGGAGCCTTCAAAGCCGGCGTTGTTGGCAATCTGGCGCAAGGGTTCTTCGATGGCGCGCATGACAACTTTGACACCCAGCTTTTGATCCGCCTTGATTTTGATTTTATCGAGGGCATCCAGACAGCGGACCAGGGCAACACCGCCCCCGGGTACAATACCCTCTTCAACCGCAGCCCGGGTAGCATTCAATGCATCTTCAACCCGCGCTTTTTTTTCTTTCATTTCGGTCTCGGTGGCTGCGCCGACATTGATGACGGCAACACCGCCGATCAGCTTGGCGAGGCGCTCTTGCAATTTTTCACGATCATAATCAGAAGTGGTCTCGTCGATCTGAGCCCGGATCTGTTTTACACGGCCTTCCAAAGCCTTGCGCGAACCGGCGCCGTCAACGATAGTTGTGTTGTCCTTGTCAATGGAGATGCGCTTGGCATTACCGAGATCCGCCAGGGTAAGATTTTCGAGTTTGATGCCCAGGTCTTCGGAGACTACCTGGCCGCCGGTCAGAATAGCGATGTCTTCGAGCATGGATTTTCTGCGGTCGCCAAAACCGGGAGCCTTGACGGCCGCCACATGCAGGGTGCCTCTCAGCTTGTTTACGACCAGGGTGGCCAGTGCTTCGCCTTCGACATCCTCGGCAAGAATCAACAACGGCCTGCCCATTTTGGCGATCTGCTCAAGGATGGGCAAAAGATCTTTCATGTTGCTGATCTTTTTTTCGTTAATGAGAATATACGGTTCTTCTAATGTGACCACCATCTTCTCCGGATCGGTTACAAAATACGGCGAAAGGTAGCCGCGATCGAACTGCATACCTTCAACGACCTCGAGGGTGGTCTCCATGGCCTTGGCCTCTTCAACGGTAATGACACCCTCTTTACCGACCTTGTTCATGGCTTCGGCAATAATGTTGCCGATGGTTTCGTCGTTGTTGGCCGATATGGTTCCGACCTGGGCGATCTCGCGCTGATCTTTGGTCGGCTTGCTCATATTGTGAAGCTCTTTAACCGCAACTTCAATGGCCTTGTCGATACCGCGTTTGATGGCCATGGGATTGTTACCGGCGGCGACCAGTTTCTGCCCTTCTTCATAAATTGATCTGGCCAATATCGTGGCCGTAGTGGTACCGTCACCAGCCATGTCACTGGTCTTGCTGGCAACTTCTTTTACCATCTGGGCGCCCATGTTTTCAAATTTGTCTTCAAGTTCGATTTCCTTGGCTACAGTTACGCCGTCTTTGGTAACCGTAGGCGATCCCCAGGATTTATCAATAAGGACGTTCCTCCCTTTGGGGCCGAGAGTTACGACAACCGCATCCGCAAGCTTTTTGATACCGTTCAGCAGGGCTTCACGGGCTTTTACATTGTATTTTATTACTTTAGCAGCCATGTTGGTCTTTCCTCCATTTTTTTGTAATTATTCGATAACGCAGAGAACTTCTTCTTCACGCATGATCAGGTATTCTTCACCTTCAACCTTTATTTCCTGTCCGCTGTATTTGCCGAATAAAATCCGATCATCTTTTTTGATTTCAAGCGGGATCCGTTTGCCGTCGTCGCCTATCCGGCCGTTTCCAACCGCAACAACTTTGCCTTCCGCCGGCTTTTCCTTGGCGGTGTCCGGGATAATGATTCCTCCCTTGGTCTTTTCTTCTTCTGCAACACGTTTTACCAAAATTCGATCGTTTAAAGGTCTCAGTTTCATTTTTCAAAATCTCCTTTTGAATTAGATGTATTGTTGTAGAACTTCAATTTGTATTTTTATTGAACCAATATGGGATGAATACCACTTGTTATCGGGATGTTGCCGAAAATGTGTGACGGGCTGTCATATTTCCAACGCTCCCGGGGTGCGAATCTTTGACTTGAGAAAAATAATCACCCATTTTTGTTTGTAAAGTAAGTTTGTGGATTTTTTTTTGGTTTTCGCTAAAACCGTGCGTACCTGCCGTCAGCTGTCAAGACAGCCAACTTGATTGTCTAGAAATTTTCTTAGTATTATGAAGTTTTTTCGGCAGATTTCTCCGGCTTGCTAGCGCCTGCCTTGCTTGTATCCGCCGATGAAGCTTTGCCTTCCTTATTTTTAGAGGAGGAAGTGTTTCGGGATTTTCCGGCATAGTCGGTGACATACCATCCAGTCCCTTTGAGGTGGAAACTGCTATGGGAAACAAGCTTTTGTAATTTTCCGGAACAATGGGCGCACTTCGCAAGCGGTCTGTCGGAAAATTTCTGAATAATTTCATCAATCCTGCCACATTGCAGGCATTCATATTCGTAAATGGGCATATGCAGAAAGCCTCCTGTTACCAAAAAAAATGAAAACCACACTTTGTCGTGCGGCTTAATTAAGCTGATTAAATATACTCAATGTTTAAGCATTGTCAAGGTCGATCCGGACATTTTTATGAAAAAAGAAACCGCGAATTTGCCCAAATGGACACAGATCAGTTTCTCTGCCAATTTGGCAGAGAAACTATCAAGGAAAGTATTCGCGAACATTCGTGTTATACGTTTCGCAAGTCTTCAAACGGTTGGCGCCAGCGACCGTAGAACTCCAATACGTCCGCCAATCCGTCAACACAAACCGGACTTAGAATTTTCTGAGTTATTTCATGAACACGGGTCTCTTCCGCCATCATTTCTTGCTGTGAGGCATCGAAATTCTGAAGGAATTTACTGAATCTGACGATATGAATTAATTCGTGGGTCACAATATAGAGGATAAACGGTAAAAGCTTGATGTTCGGCGATTGCTCGAGGGTCGCCAGGATAGCATGGTCCTGCAGGCAGATTTTGTAAAAATCGTATGCTGAAGAACTCAGCAACGCATCTTTGCGCTGTCCCTGGTAGCGGATGATTTGTGCAAAGGGCCCGTGAACGGTTTCCTCAGGGCTGAGATCTGACAGGGTCTTAATATCGTATTTGCGGCCAAGCCACTGAGTTGCAGACATCTTGTAGAAATTGCTCACAAGTTCTTCAGCCAAGGCAACCCCGTGGTTAACGCTGGCGGTCTGATCCGGGTTGAAGGTTTTAAGGTTATCCATTGGATTCATCAAAAAAACTATAGACAAACACATATAGATCATGTAAAAAGTCAGGCTTATGGATAAGAAATAAACTAAGACTGGAGGTGATCGGTTGGGTAGCGTTATTAAAAAGCGAAGAAAGAAAATGAGAAGGCATAAACACAGAAAGCTTTTAGCCCGCACACGCCATCAAAGAAGAAAAGGCAAGTAGGTTCAGGCCGGCCCTTTCTTGAATATAAAAAGCACCAATTTCCTTTTCAAAAGGCCTTGGTGCTTTTCCAACCTTGTGGCCCTTAAGGGGAATACCCTTTAAGATATTTAAAGAACTCCGAGTCCGTTGAAATTACTAACGAGCTGTCCTTGTCAAGAGTTTCGCTATATATTTCAAGCGTCTTGATAAATGAGTAAAAGCCGGGGTCGACACCATAGGCTTCAGCGTATAATGTGGTCGCCTCGGCATCGGCTTTACCTTTTATGAACTGGGCCTGGCGATAGGCCTCGGAAGTGATCTGCTTCAACTCCTTTTCTTTATCACCTAAAATCTTTTGGGCCTCACCTTTACCTTCGGATCGAAATTTTTCAGCAATCTGTTTGCGCTCGGCGATCATGCGGCCATAGACCGAATCTCTGACCTGCTCCACGTAATTAATGCGTTTGATCTTCACGTCGACCAGTTCAATGCCGAACGGCGTCAGTTTGGGTTGGGCCTGTTCCAGAATCTGCTTGGTGAGTTTTTCCCGGCCGATGGTAACCTGAAACGTTTGGACCTTTTTGGTATCTTCAATACCGTGTTCAAACGTGTCCAGTTCCCGGTTGGTCAGACGAACCGCTTCGATAAGCCGGTTTTCGGTGATCAAGTTTCGCGTCGCAGGATCGATAATATCGTCCAGCCGTCCCTGGGCACTGATGGTGTTGTTGACCGTTTGAAAAAATTTAACCGGATCGACGATTTTCCAGCGGGCAAAGGCGTTAACCCAGATGTACGTTTTATCCAGCGTGGGGATCTGTCCGGAATCACCGTCCCATTCCAAAAGGTTTTTCGGGAAATAGGTTGCATCCTGAATAAAGGGGATTTTGAAATACAGACCGGAGGCCTGCTTGGGTGTGCCCACTACTTTTCCGAATTGGGTGATAACCACCTGTTCGGTTTCATCCACCACATAGGCGGAAAAATAAACCAGGGCAATGGCAATAGCTGCGGCGATTAAAAAAATACCTTTGGATTTCATTATTTTGCACCCTTCGATTTTCCAAGGTTAAGCAAGGGGAGCAGGTTCTTCTGGTCCTGATCGATGATATATTTGTCCCCCAGTTTAGGAAAAAGTTCTTTCAGCATTTCAAGATACAGGCGCCGTCTGGTAACGTCCTTGGCCTTGGCGTATTCTTTATATATGGCCGTAAATCTGGAAGCGTCACCCTTGGCCCGGTTAACGCGATCAAGGGCATACCCTTCGGCGGCTTTGATGGTTCTGTCGGCCTCTCCGCGGGCGGCCGGGATCGCTTTGTTGTAATCTTCCTGGGCTTGATAGATCATTTTTTCCTTTTCCTGGCCGGCCTGGTTGACTTCATTAAAAGACGGTTGCACCGGGTCGGGAACATTGGTCTTTTTCATCTCAATGGTTACGATATGGATGCCGGATTCGGCATTGTCCAGTTCTTTTTGCAGGACATTCCTGGCTTCAATGGCGATTTCTTCCCGTTTGCTGATGACTTCGTTGATGCTGCGGTCTCCGACAACAGACCGCATGGCCGCTTCGGACATATCAATGAGCAGCCGGCGGACGTCCGCAACTTTGAACAGAAAATTGTAAGGATCCTTGATGCGGTATTGGACGATCCAGGGCACCAGAGCCACATTCAAGTCACCGGTCAGCATAAGGGACACGCTGGAGGTCTCACTTTCGTCAAACCCCCGAACGCTGGCATCTTTGCGGGGGGAGTGGAATCCGAATTCTTCTTTGTATACACGGCGAACCTTGACCTTTGTGACCTTTTCAATACCCGCGGGCAACTTGAAATTAAGACCGGGCTGGCTGGTGCGGACATACTTGCCGAAACGCTGGACAACGCCGACTTCATCAACGGCGACCGTGTAAAATGTTGAAGTTCCGAAAAAAAGAATCACAAAAAGTAGAATCAGCAGCGGACCGCCCGGCAGTTTGAACTTCTTTAATTTTTCAAAAAAATCACCGACCTGAAGGGGAATACCGCCCCCGCCTTTTTTCTGTTGCTGTTCTTTAAGTTTTTCCCAATCCCAACTCATTGCTTTAATCCTGTAGGTTTAAACGTAAATTTAAAAACTAGTTAGAATGCCCGAATTATTAACTTTCTTAAGTTATGTTAGCAAACCTTGCAAGTCAAGCAAAAAGGAAAATCAAAATACAAAATATACACTTTACGGTTTTTCTTGACAATCGAACCGATCGCTTTATAGTCCTTTAATTGTGGGAACCGAGTCTTTTCCGGCGATACATTTCAAAGACAATCACCAAAACACGAAAGGTTGAAACCACGAAATCATGTTATAATTTTCGTGTCTTCGTGATAATATTTTATTTTGACTTCGATGCATCGGGATTGGTTGTGAAAAGAAAAAAAACAAAAGAGTTTAGCCATATCGGAAGTGTCATCGGCAATGTCCTGAGGTCTTATCGCCAACAGTCGGATGAAGAACTGGTGCAGATTTGGAGCCTATGGGATCGTGCGGTCGGAGAGGCTGTTGCCAGGCATTCCAGACCCGAAGCCTTCAAGGGAAAACTGCTGCTGGTCAATGTATCCAATTCAACTTGGGTCCATCAACTGCAGTTCTTGAAAAACGATATCATCAAAAAGGTCAATGAAACTTTGGGCAAAGTCCTGGTTGAAGACGTAAAATTCAAGATCGGACCGGTGTAATTGAACCGGTGTAATTGAATTGGATAGAAATTTTGTTTTTTGAAAAGCGGCGCAGCCGCGTTTGATAGAATCGCGAAGCGATTGTATAAATCAATGGATTCTTTGACTACCGATGCATTTTTTAACGGCCGTATTCACGTCAAGCAGCCGCGCGGCGGCTACCGCTTTTCCATTGATGCGGTTTTAATTGCCGCTCATGTGAAACCGCGGCCCCAAGATACGGTTCTTGACCTGGGTACCGGTTGCGGCATCATTCCCATGATACTGGCATATCGCCATCCGCAAATAAGTATTTATGGCATTGAGGTGCAGCCCCAGTTAGCCGAACTTGCCGTCCTCAATGTCAAAGAAAACGGCATGGGGAAACAGATTACAATTCTTTGTATGGATATGAAAGCGCTGCAACCCGCTGCGATTTCAGGATCGGTGGATCTGGTTGTCAGCAATCCCCCTTTCAGGCAGGCGGAATCCGGGAGAATCAATCCCAACCGGCAACGGGCCATTGCCCGCCACGAAATCAGGGCCACTCTTGTTGATGTCGTTGAAGCCGCCCGTCGCCTGCTGCGCGCATCGGGACGCTTTGTATCGGTGTATCCGGCCGAGCGCCTGACCGATATGCTGACACAAATGCGCAGCGCGGGGATTGAGCCGAAGTTTGTGCGCATGATCCATTCCGGCCGGCATGCCGAAGCGAGACTGATTCTGGTGGAAGGCAGCAAAGGCGCGCGGCCGGGAGTAAAGATCGGCCCTCCTTTGATGATTTACAATCAGGACGGATCTTATACCGAAGAGGTTGAACAGATGTTCAGGCCCTGAAGTTTCCAGTCCTAAATGGGTCTTTTTTCGATGAGCGGCTTAATTTATTCAGAACCTGCCCGGTGATTACCTTGGGGTAAAAATAGGTGGCTTTGCGCGGCATAATCAGGCCTTCTTCGGCAATCTGCCGGACTTGCTCAATTCCGGTGGGATTTAGCATAAAGGCGATATCGTGTTTGCCGGCCTCGACCCTGTCAATGGCTTCTTCGGCAATCCTGGTATAGGCAATCAGTTTTTCATTGTCGAGTCTGGCCTGATCAAAACCTAAGATCTCGACAAGAAGAAGGCGGGTGAGCACCGTCACGTCGATATTTCTGAGTGATTCTTCAAGTTCATCGCCGAACAATTGTTCCATGACGTTTGGTTTCAGTATCAAGAGGTAAAGTTCCGGGCAATCTTTCATATACACCCCGATACAGTTTTTCGAGGTGTTCGATTTGAGCTTAGCCAGAAATTCAGCCCGGGCTTGATTGCGCTGGTCACCTTTATAAGGTATTGTGATGATGTCAAAATATTCAGCGGCGCTTGTGATCAGAGACGCTCTGGCCGCCGCCGGAACTTCGTTCAGCAGCCGGTGGGCCGGCAGGATGACAACCCCGGGGTCCTCCATACTGCACAGATACATCATGACATGATTGGCCGGGTGGGCGCCATTGAAATTGGGAGTGTTGCTCGACAGCCATTCCCTGTAGCGCAGGGCGGTTTCATAGCGATGATGTCCGTCGGCGATAAAAAGGCGTTTGGCCTTCATAACATCGGCAACATAGCGGTGTACCGCCGGATCGATAATGCGCCATAGGCGGTGTTTGTGGACGTTGTGGTCAATAAAGTTTATATCCGGTGCCTTGTTGGATATTGATGCCGACAATGCCTTGAGGATTCGGTTTTCCTGATCGGAATACAACGAAAATATCGGACTGAGATTGGTTTTGCAGGCTTTGATGAGTTCAAGTCTTTCCTCTTTGACCTTGGAGAAGGTCTTTTCGTGGGGCAAAACAACACCCTCTTCAAAAGGTACGAGGCCGACCAGTGCAATCAGACCGTAGCGGGTGACGGATTTGTTGCCATGATCAAATTCATGCGACGTCAAATAAAACGCCGGCATTTCGTCCTGTATGAGGATCTTTTCCGAAAACCATGTTTTCAAATAGTCAGCCGCCCTGGTGTAACGGTTGTCAGCGCTTGTGTCGCTTGCGGTTGTTCGACCAAGGGTCAGCCAGATCATATTTTGCGGATGACGGTTATGGTAATATTCTTGCTCTTCTTCCGAGATGACATCAAAGGGAGGGGCTACAATATCTGAAAAATTTTGGATTTTAAGAGGGTTATAGAGGATTCCTCTAAAAGGGATAATTTCGGCCATGCTGTTGGTTCCTTTACATCCTTGAAATTTTACTAATTATTTCTGAGTCCCACTTAAAGCGGGACGCTGTATTAAATCGCGAAGCGATTTAATTGTGGGCATCTGATACTATAAAGAGTTTTGTTGTTCAAGCGAAATTCCGAAAGCCGCTTAAAAAGTTAGGCAACAAGATCATTGACAGGCCGCATTAAAATTGTATATTAAATTTAATTCATTGCAGAAATCATTGATCTTTGAGCAAGGTCAGAGTCGAATGGCTAAGCCATTGAAACAGGTTAAACTGGAATGTTGGAAAAATGGGGTGAGCGCAAAGCCGGGTTTTTGGGGACCGGATCTTTGCTATTTAGGCCGAATCGCGGAGAGGTGGCCGAGCGGTTGAAGGCCCCGCTCTCGAAAAGCGGTATCCTGTCAAAAACGGGATCGTGGGTTCGAATCCCACCCTCTCCGCCAATTAAATCAAAGGAAGGATTGAGGTTGTAAAATATAATAGATATCCG contains:
- a CDS encoding DUF721 domain-containing protein, whose amino-acid sequence is MKRKKTKEFSHIGSVIGNVLRSYRQQSDEELVQIWSLWDRAVGEAVARHSRPEAFKGKLLLVNVSNSTWVHQLQFLKNDIIKKVNETLGKVLVEDVKFKIGPV
- the hflC gene encoding protease modulator HflC; the protein is MKSKGIFLIAAAIAIALVYFSAYVVDETEQVVITQFGKVVGTPKQASGLYFKIPFIQDATYFPKNLLEWDGDSGQIPTLDKTYIWVNAFARWKIVDPVKFFQTVNNTISAQGRLDDIIDPATRNLITENRLIEAVRLTNRELDTFEHGIEDTKKVQTFQVTIGREKLTKQILEQAQPKLTPFGIELVDVKIKRINYVEQVRDSVYGRMIAERKQIAEKFRSEGKGEAQKILGDKEKELKQITSEAYRQAQFIKGKADAEATTLYAEAYGVDPGFYSFIKTLEIYSETLDKDSSLVISTDSEFFKYLKGYSP
- a CDS encoding AURKAIP1/COX24 domain-containing protein yields the protein MGSVIKKRRKKMRRHKHRKLLARTRHQRRKGK
- a CDS encoding tRNA1(Val) (adenine(37)-N6)-methyltransferase yields the protein MDSLTTDAFFNGRIHVKQPRGGYRFSIDAVLIAAHVKPRPQDTVLDLGTGCGIIPMILAYRHPQISIYGIEVQPQLAELAVLNVKENGMGKQITILCMDMKALQPAAISGSVDLVVSNPPFRQAESGRINPNRQRAIARHEIRATLVDVVEAARRLLRASGRFVSVYPAERLTDMLTQMRSAGIEPKFVRMIHSGRHAEARLILVEGSKGARPGVKIGPPLMIYNQDGSYTEEVEQMFRP
- the groES gene encoding co-chaperone GroES; this encodes MKLRPLNDRILVKRVAEEEKTKGGIIIPDTAKEKPAEGKVVAVGNGRIGDDGKRIPLEIKKDDRILFGKYSGQEIKVEGEEYLIMREEEVLCVIE
- the hflK gene encoding FtsH protease activity modulator HflK, which codes for MSWDWEKLKEQQQKKGGGGIPLQVGDFFEKLKKFKLPGGPLLILLFVILFFGTSTFYTVAVDEVGVVQRFGKYVRTSQPGLNFKLPAGIEKVTKVKVRRVYKEEFGFHSPRKDASVRGFDESETSSVSLMLTGDLNVALVPWIVQYRIKDPYNFLFKVADVRRLLIDMSEAAMRSVVGDRSINEVISKREEIAIEARNVLQKELDNAESGIHIVTIEMKKTNVPDPVQPSFNEVNQAGQEKEKMIYQAQEDYNKAIPAARGEADRTIKAAEGYALDRVNRAKGDASRFTAIYKEYAKAKDVTRRRLYLEMLKELFPKLGDKYIIDQDQKNLLPLLNLGKSKGAK
- a CDS encoding zinc ribbon domain-containing protein codes for the protein MPIYEYECLQCGRIDEIIQKFSDRPLAKCAHCSGKLQKLVSHSSFHLKGTGWYVTDYAGKSRNTSSSKNKEGKASSADTSKAGASKPEKSAEKTS
- the groL gene encoding chaperonin GroEL (60 kDa chaperone family; promotes refolding of misfolded polypeptides especially under stressful conditions; forms two stacked rings of heptamers to form a barrel-shaped 14mer; ends can be capped by GroES; misfolded proteins enter the barrel where they are refolded when GroES binds), with the protein product MAAKVIKYNVKAREALLNGIKKLADAVVVTLGPKGRNVLIDKSWGSPTVTKDGVTVAKEIELEDKFENMGAQMVKEVASKTSDMAGDGTTTATILARSIYEEGQKLVAAGNNPMAIKRGIDKAIEVAVKELHNMSKPTKDQREIAQVGTISANNDETIGNIIAEAMNKVGKEGVITVEEAKAMETTLEVVEGMQFDRGYLSPYFVTDPEKMVVTLEEPYILINEKKISNMKDLLPILEQIAKMGRPLLILAEDVEGEALATLVVNKLRGTLHVAAVKAPGFGDRRKSMLEDIAILTGGQVVSEDLGIKLENLTLADLGNAKRISIDKDNTTIVDGAGSRKALEGRVKQIRAQIDETTSDYDREKLQERLAKLIGGVAVINVGAATETEMKEKKARVEDALNATRAAVEEGIVPGGGVALVRCLDALDKIKIKADQKLGVKVVMRAIEEPLRQIANNAGFEGSVVIDKVKQGQDAFGFNAETGKYEDLIEAGVIDPTKVVRFALQNAGSVASLMLTTEAMVAEKPEEKQEMMPSGGHGMGGGMGGMGGMM
- a CDS encoding LysM peptidoglycan-binding domain-containing protein encodes the protein MMMILFPFRLLAQENRQIVEHEAGFYYTVQKGDTLWNLSKRFSDSPWLWPDLWKENNQIANPHRIYPGERVRLFHQKGTESYAVRSVEKTPPPQEEPPKELPYYYYSPIDSIGFIKKTPVTPRGSIFKVKDDKGMIGTGDLVYIRQLGDQPLTLGEKYTVYRTITPLVDKKTKALIGTQHFLTGVVEITQKDPNFVMAKVIRSFRDIQLNDLLMPYEQRSPKITLIESQKGLNGKILAAEEKAELLGDGTVAFIDKGQNDGVKAGQFYSIYYQEKQRVDPKKKEDVLLPPVVYGSLLVLHTEPTTSTVLITHSEQAIQPEATFRSPME
- a CDS encoding DUF1015 domain-containing protein, whose product is MAEIIPFRGILYNPLKIQNFSDIVAPPFDVISEEEQEYYHNRHPQNMIWLTLGRTTASDTSADNRYTRAADYLKTWFSEKILIQDEMPAFYLTSHEFDHGNKSVTRYGLIALVGLVPFEEGVVLPHEKTFSKVKEERLELIKACKTNLSPIFSLYSDQENRILKALSASISNKAPDINFIDHNVHKHRLWRIIDPAVHRYVADVMKAKRLFIADGHHRYETALRYREWLSSNTPNFNGAHPANHVMMYLCSMEDPGVVILPAHRLLNEVPAAARASLITSAAEYFDIITIPYKGDQRNQARAEFLAKLKSNTSKNCIGVYMKDCPELYLLILKPNVMEQLFGDELEESLRNIDVTVLTRLLLVEILGFDQARLDNEKLIAYTRIAEEAIDRVEAGKHDIAFMLNPTGIEQVRQIAEEGLIMPRKATYFYPKVITGQVLNKLSRSSKKDPFRTGNFRA